The Lentimicrobium sp. L6 nucleotide sequence AAGCCACGACTTCTAAAATTTCGGAAGACCAGCTGTTCTACTGCCAACAAAGAGGTATTAGTCAGGATAGCGCTGTTGGACTTATCGTTAATGGTTATGCTAAAGAAGTATTGAATCAGCTTCCTATGGAATTTGCAGTGGAAGCACAGAAATTATTAAGTATTAGTTTAGAAGGTAGTGTAGGTTAAACCCTCCTCAAAAAAATATAGAATTTAAAAACATAAACATCATGTTACTAAATATAAAAGACCTCCATGTCGAGATAAATGGAAAAGAGATTTTAAAGGGAGTTAACCTCGAAATAAACAAAGGCGAAGTTCATGCCATTATGGGTCCGAACGGAACTGGTAAAAGTACTTTAGCAGATGTAGTAGCTGGGAAAGACGGATATGAAGTTACTCAAGGCGAAATTCTTTTTAATGGCAAAGACATTTCAGATATGGCACCAGAGGTGAGAGCACAAGAAGGTATTTTCTTGGGTTTTCAATATCCTGTGGAAATCCCTGGAGTAAGTATCACCAACTTTATGCGTACTTCTTTAAATGAAATTCGCAAATACCACGGTCAAGAACCCATGGCAGCAGGTGAGTTTTTAAAGAAGATGGCTGAGAAGCAAAAACTTGTGGAGATTCATTCAAAACTTAAAAATCGTTCGGTAAACGAAGGATTCTCTGGTGGAGAAAAAAAGAAAAACGAAATCTTCCAAATGGCTATGCTAGAGCCTCAATTGGCAATTCTAGATGAAACAGATTCTGGATTGGATATTGATGCTTTAAGAATTGTGGCTAATGGCGTGAATAAACTAAAAACTCCTGACAATGCAACAGTAGTTATTACTCACTACCAGAGGCTTTTAGACTATATTGTTCCTGATGTGGTTCACATTCTTTTCGATGGTAAAATCGTGATGAGTGGTGGAAAAGAACTAGCCATGGAATTGGAAGAAAAAGGCTACGAGTGGATTAAGCAAAAAGTTAACGGATAATCTAATTTTATGAGACAGCAAAAAAAGCCTGTGATTTTAGATAAACTAGATACTTGGTTGGCAGAAGCGAACCAGACTTTTAGTCCTGAGATGCAGAAAGTCAGACAAGAAGCTCTAGAGAGCTTTAAGGAGATTGGATTTCCACACCATA carries:
- the sufC gene encoding Fe-S cluster assembly ATPase SufC codes for the protein MLLNIKDLHVEINGKEILKGVNLEINKGEVHAIMGPNGTGKSTLADVVAGKDGYEVTQGEILFNGKDISDMAPEVRAQEGIFLGFQYPVEIPGVSITNFMRTSLNEIRKYHGQEPMAAGEFLKKMAEKQKLVEIHSKLKNRSVNEGFSGGEKKKNEIFQMAMLEPQLAILDETDSGLDIDALRIVANGVNKLKTPDNATVVITHYQRLLDYIVPDVVHILFDGKIVMSGGKELAMELEEKGYEWIKQKVNG